From Cellulomonas fimi ATCC 484, a single genomic window includes:
- a CDS encoding putative F420-0 ABC transporter ATP-binding protein: MDLRLDGVGTRLGGRWVVDGVDATPPPGHFTGLLGPNGAGKSTLLRLVAGLLEPERGAVLVGTAPEKPVPVASLGRRERARRIALLEQESSSTVPLTVREVVALGRIPYRTLWGADPGDDAVDRALAAADATHLADRAWATLSGGERQRVHVARALAQEPELLLLDEPTNHLDVSAQLQLLAFVRDLGTTTVAALHDLNLAAAFCEHVLVLSQGRLAAAGHPREVLRPALLREVYGVEADVLEHPRTGRPVIAFHEPAPVRAGVTAGEP; the protein is encoded by the coding sequence ATGGACCTGAGGCTGGACGGCGTCGGCACGCGGCTCGGTGGCCGCTGGGTGGTGGACGGCGTCGACGCGACTCCCCCGCCCGGGCACTTCACGGGCCTGCTCGGCCCCAACGGCGCGGGCAAGTCGACGCTGCTGCGCCTGGTCGCAGGGCTGCTGGAGCCCGAGCGCGGCGCCGTGCTCGTCGGCACGGCCCCGGAGAAGCCGGTGCCCGTCGCGTCGCTCGGCCGCCGGGAACGGGCCCGCCGCATCGCGCTCCTGGAGCAGGAGTCGTCGAGCACCGTGCCGCTCACGGTGCGCGAGGTCGTCGCGCTGGGCCGCATCCCCTACCGGACGCTGTGGGGCGCGGACCCGGGCGACGACGCGGTCGACCGGGCGCTCGCCGCCGCCGACGCCACCCACCTCGCCGACCGCGCGTGGGCGACGCTGTCGGGCGGCGAGCGGCAGCGCGTGCACGTGGCCCGCGCGCTCGCGCAGGAGCCCGAGCTGCTGCTGCTCGACGAGCCCACCAACCACCTCGACGTGAGCGCACAGCTCCAGCTGCTCGCCTTCGTCCGTGACCTCGGCACCACCACGGTCGCGGCGCTGCACGACCTCAACCTCGCCGCGGCGTTCTGCGAGCACGTCCTCGTGCTGTCGCAGGGGCGGCTCGCGGCGGCGGGTCACCCCCGCGAGGTGCTGCGACCCGCGCTGCTGCGCGAGGTGTACGGCGTCGAGGCCGACGTCCTGGAGCACCCCCGCACGGGGCGCCCCGTCATCGCGTTCCACGAGCCCGCACCCGTGCGCGCGGGCGTCACCGCGGGAGAGCCATGA
- a CDS encoding putative F420-0 ABC transporter permease subunit: MTGTTTTATPRATHPTAPATPPASRRAPLPLLLAVGVAALVATVLVAVTIGPADLSVGEVARSIGTHLGLPVTPVDPRFDAIVWELRLPRVLTGAAVGAGLALAGAVMQSLTRNPLADPYLLGLSSGASLGAVAVLVVGVAVLLPVAAFVGAMAALVATLALARSQGTLAPGRAVLAGLAVSQLAAAGTSFVIFWTATGDSYREILSWLLGSLAGATWTSVAIAGVAVLVVGTVVVLAGQRLDAFAFGDTSAAALGIDVDRTRWTLMTLVALLTGAMVAVSGAIGFVGLVLPHAVGALTGPAHRRLLPVAALAGAVLLVWADTLARTVFDPRELPVGIVTALVGVPVFAVLLRRGRGSAWT; the protein is encoded by the coding sequence GTGACCGGGACGACCACCACCGCCACGCCCCGCGCGACGCACCCGACCGCACCGGCGACGCCGCCCGCGTCCCGGCGCGCCCCGCTTCCGCTGCTCCTCGCGGTCGGCGTCGCCGCGCTCGTCGCGACGGTGCTCGTCGCCGTGACGATCGGCCCCGCCGACCTGTCCGTCGGCGAGGTCGCGCGCAGCATCGGCACCCACCTCGGCCTGCCCGTCACGCCGGTCGACCCCCGGTTCGACGCGATCGTCTGGGAGCTGCGGCTGCCGCGCGTGCTCACGGGCGCGGCGGTCGGCGCGGGGCTCGCGCTCGCGGGTGCCGTCATGCAGAGCCTCACGCGCAACCCGCTCGCCGACCCGTACCTGCTCGGGCTGTCGTCGGGTGCGTCGCTCGGCGCGGTCGCCGTGCTCGTCGTCGGCGTCGCGGTCCTGCTGCCGGTCGCCGCGTTCGTCGGGGCGATGGCGGCGCTCGTCGCGACCCTCGCGCTCGCCCGCTCGCAGGGCACGCTCGCGCCCGGGCGCGCGGTGCTCGCCGGGCTCGCGGTGTCGCAGCTGGCGGCGGCCGGCACGTCGTTCGTCATCTTCTGGACGGCGACCGGCGACTCCTACCGCGAGATCCTGTCGTGGCTGCTCGGCTCCCTCGCGGGCGCCACGTGGACGTCGGTTGCCATCGCCGGGGTCGCGGTGCTCGTCGTCGGGACGGTCGTCGTGCTCGCCGGGCAGCGGCTCGACGCGTTCGCGTTCGGCGACACCTCGGCGGCGGCGCTCGGCATCGACGTCGACCGCACCCGGTGGACGCTCATGACGCTCGTCGCGCTGCTCACGGGCGCGATGGTGGCCGTGAGCGGCGCGATCGGGTTCGTCGGGCTCGTCCTGCCGCACGCCGTCGGCGCCCTCACCGGTCCCGCGCACCGGCGCCTGCTGCCCGTCGCGGCGCTCGCGGGCGCGGTGCTGCTCGTGTGGGCCGACACGCTCGCGCGCACGGTGTTCGACCCGCGCGAGCTGCCCGTCGGCATCGTCACCGCGCTCGTCGGCGTGCCCGTGTTCGCGGTGCTGCTGCGGCGGGGACGGGGGTCGGCATGGACCTGA
- a CDS encoding putative F420-0 ABC transporter substrate-binding protein, giving the protein MPRRAVRPAASLAVLAAVALGASACAADAQAGGATSATPTTGSGFTPVELDNCGTPVTVEAPPERVVTIKSSSTEMMLALGLGDRLVGTAFADGPVPEQWAAAYDAVPVVSDKVPGQEALLALTPDFVYAGWESNFSADGAGDRATLADRGIGTYVSPAACKEEGYQPDPLTFDVVEDEIREVASLFGAQDAAEELVAAQRETLADVEKPAEPTTALWYSSGSDTPYVGAGIGAPQMILDAAGLTNVFGDVHDTWTSVGWEQVVAADPDVIVLVDATWNTAEKKIELLESNPATSVLRAVQEKRYVTVPFAATEAGVRNAEAVADIADQVAALEGR; this is encoded by the coding sequence ATGCCCCGCCGTGCCGTCCGTCCCGCCGCCAGCCTCGCCGTGCTCGCCGCCGTCGCCCTCGGGGCGTCCGCGTGCGCCGCCGACGCGCAGGCCGGTGGCGCCACCAGCGCCACCCCGACCACCGGCTCGGGGTTCACTCCCGTGGAGCTCGACAACTGCGGCACGCCCGTGACGGTCGAGGCGCCGCCGGAGCGCGTCGTGACGATCAAGTCGTCGTCGACCGAGATGATGCTCGCGCTCGGGCTGGGCGACCGGCTCGTCGGCACCGCGTTCGCGGACGGCCCCGTGCCCGAGCAGTGGGCCGCCGCGTACGACGCCGTGCCGGTCGTGTCCGACAAGGTGCCCGGCCAGGAGGCGCTGCTCGCGCTCACGCCCGACTTCGTCTACGCGGGCTGGGAGTCGAACTTCTCCGCCGACGGCGCCGGGGACCGCGCGACCCTCGCCGACCGCGGCATCGGCACCTACGTGTCCCCCGCGGCGTGCAAGGAGGAGGGCTACCAGCCCGACCCGCTGACGTTCGACGTCGTCGAGGACGAGATCCGCGAGGTCGCGTCGCTGTTCGGCGCGCAGGACGCCGCCGAGGAGCTCGTCGCCGCGCAGCGCGAGACGCTCGCGGACGTCGAGAAGCCCGCGGAGCCGACCACCGCGCTGTGGTACTCGTCGGGCTCGGACACGCCCTACGTCGGCGCGGGCATCGGCGCGCCGCAGATGATCCTCGACGCCGCGGGGCTGACGAACGTGTTCGGCGACGTGCACGACACCTGGACGTCGGTCGGCTGGGAGCAGGTCGTCGCGGCCGACCCCGACGTCATCGTGCTCGTCGACGCCACCTGGAACACCGCCGAGAAGAAGATCGAGCTGCTCGAGAGCAACCCGGCCACGTCGGTCCTGCGGGCCGTGCAGGAGAAGCGCTACGTGACGGTCCCGTTCGCGGCGACCGAGGCGGGCGTGCGCAACGCCGAGGCGGTCGCGGACATCGCGGACCAGGTCGCCGCGCTCGAGGGGCGGTGA
- a CDS encoding aminotransferase class I/II-fold pyridoxal phosphate-dependent enzyme, with protein sequence MDLASHVDDRSPRGIAAAVARLVHGGDLVPGDRLPTVRALAIDLGVSPATVSGAFQALATVGLVASRGRAGTFVLPPPAAWLPPRYRDLAGGAPARLDLSTGTPDPELLPALGPALARVAARTPAAEAGTYLSAPLVPELESLLRESWPFVPQRLTVVDGAVDAISRTLEQVASFGDRVAVEDPGFPPLFDLLDQLGLPRVACALDRNGMRPDALARALDAGATVVVLQPRAHNPTGASLTPTRARELAAVVRRHHSPVTVIEDDHCGQISSARDVSLGTWLPDATVHVRSYSKSHGPDLRLAAVGGPARVLDALVARRMLGPGWTSRLLQHVLVDLLTDPAAVDAVAHARRVYFARRRALTTALALFDVHVDGGDGINLWLPVHDERTALLRLEAAGIRAAPGSPFVAGTAGAGGPGGPAGSGWSRGPATPGTSTPTRPADGDGTHDAPGGHLRVTVGLLVGDVAEVAQALALAAGP encoded by the coding sequence ATGGACCTGGCCTCCCACGTCGACGACCGGTCGCCGCGCGGCATCGCGGCCGCCGTCGCGCGCCTCGTGCACGGCGGCGACCTCGTGCCCGGCGACCGCCTGCCGACGGTCCGCGCGCTCGCGATCGACCTGGGCGTGAGCCCCGCGACGGTGAGCGGCGCGTTCCAGGCGCTCGCGACCGTCGGGCTCGTCGCGTCGCGCGGCCGCGCCGGCACGTTCGTCCTGCCGCCGCCCGCCGCGTGGCTCCCGCCCCGCTACCGCGACCTGGCCGGGGGCGCGCCCGCGCGGCTCGACCTGTCCACCGGCACGCCCGACCCCGAGCTGCTGCCCGCACTCGGTCCCGCGCTGGCCCGTGTGGCGGCCCGCACGCCCGCCGCCGAGGCCGGCACGTACCTGTCGGCGCCGCTCGTGCCCGAGCTCGAGTCGCTGCTGCGCGAGTCGTGGCCGTTCGTGCCGCAGCGGCTCACCGTCGTCGACGGCGCGGTCGACGCGATCAGCCGCACGCTCGAGCAGGTCGCGTCGTTCGGCGACCGCGTCGCGGTCGAGGACCCCGGCTTCCCGCCGCTGTTCGACCTGCTCGACCAGCTCGGGCTGCCGCGCGTCGCGTGCGCGCTCGACCGCAACGGCATGCGTCCCGACGCGCTGGCCCGTGCGCTCGACGCCGGCGCGACGGTCGTCGTCCTGCAGCCGCGCGCCCACAACCCCACCGGTGCGAGCCTCACCCCGACCCGCGCGCGCGAGCTCGCCGCGGTCGTGCGCCGCCACCACTCCCCCGTGACCGTGATCGAGGACGACCACTGCGGGCAGATCTCGTCGGCGCGTGACGTGTCCCTCGGCACGTGGCTGCCCGACGCGACCGTGCACGTGCGGTCCTACTCCAAGTCGCACGGCCCCGACCTGCGGCTCGCGGCCGTCGGCGGCCCGGCCCGCGTGCTCGACGCGCTCGTCGCCCGGCGGATGCTCGGCCCGGGGTGGACCAGCCGGCTGCTCCAGCACGTGCTCGTCGACCTGCTCACCGACCCGGCCGCGGTCGACGCGGTCGCGCACGCGCGGCGCGTGTACTTCGCCCGGCGACGCGCGCTCACGACCGCGCTCGCGCTGTTCGACGTGCACGTCGACGGCGGCGACGGCATCAACCTGTGGCTCCCCGTGCACGACGAGCGCACCGCGCTCCTGCGGCTCGAGGCGGCCGGGATCCGTGCCGCGCCGGGGTCCCCGTTCGTCGCCGGGACGGCCGGCGCGGGCGGACCGGGTGGCCCGGCCGGTTCCGGCTGGTCACGCGGCCCGGCGACGCCCGGCACGTCGACGCCGACACGGCCCGCGGACGGCGACGGCACGCACGACGCCCCCGGCGGGCACCTGCGTGTCACCGTCGGGCTGCTCGTGGGCGACGTGGCCGAGGTCGCGCAGGCGCTCGCGCTCGCCGCAGGGCCCTGA
- a CDS encoding nitrilase-related carbon-nitrogen hydrolase produces MTVVRVAFTQATWTGDKESMIALHEAWTREAASAGAQVICFQELFYGPYFGITQDTAYYDYAESVPGPTTERFAALAAELGMVIVLPVYEEDQPGVLYNTAAVIDADGTYLGKYRKHHIPHLPKFWEKFYFRPGNLGYPVFETAVGKIGVNICYDRHFPEGWRVLALGGAEIVFNPNATAPGISNKLWEIEQPAAAVANGYFVVANNRVGREENEYGDEAVAFYGSSYAVGPDGNYVGEVGSTTEDQLLVRDLDLDQIREVRERWQFFRDRRPDAYGAIVAP; encoded by the coding sequence ATGACCGTCGTACGTGTCGCGTTCACCCAGGCCACCTGGACCGGCGACAAGGAGTCGATGATCGCGCTGCACGAGGCCTGGACGCGCGAGGCCGCGTCGGCCGGTGCGCAGGTGATCTGCTTCCAGGAGCTGTTTTACGGGCCGTACTTCGGCATCACGCAGGACACGGCCTACTACGACTACGCGGAGTCGGTGCCCGGCCCGACGACCGAGCGGTTCGCGGCCCTCGCCGCCGAGCTCGGCATGGTGATCGTGCTCCCGGTGTACGAGGAGGACCAGCCGGGCGTGCTGTACAACACGGCCGCGGTCATCGACGCGGACGGCACGTACCTCGGCAAGTACCGCAAGCACCACATCCCGCACCTGCCGAAGTTCTGGGAGAAGTTCTACTTCCGGCCCGGCAACCTCGGGTACCCGGTGTTCGAGACGGCCGTCGGGAAGATCGGCGTGAACATCTGCTACGACCGGCACTTCCCCGAGGGATGGCGCGTGCTCGCGCTGGGCGGCGCGGAGATCGTGTTCAACCCGAACGCGACCGCGCCCGGCATCTCCAACAAGCTGTGGGAGATCGAGCAGCCGGCCGCGGCCGTCGCCAACGGGTACTTCGTCGTCGCGAACAACCGCGTGGGCCGCGAGGAGAACGAGTACGGCGACGAGGCGGTCGCGTTCTACGGCTCGTCGTACGCCGTGGGTCCCGACGGCAACTACGTCGGCGAGGTCGGCTCGACCACCGAGGACCAGCTGCTCGTCCGCGACCTCGACCTCGACCAGATCCGCGAGGTCCGCGAGCGCTGGCAGTTCTTCCGCGACCGCCGTCCCGACGCCTACGGCGCGATCGTCGCCCCCTGA
- the hydA gene encoding dihydropyrimidinase produces the protein MKTLITGGTVVSATGRTAADVLVDGETIAAVLAPGSTLLGHDLAAHVDRVVDATGKYVIPGGIDAHTHMELPFGGTAASDTFETGTRAAAWGGTTTIIDFAVQRTGERVMDGLAAWHEKAAGRCAVDYAFHQIVGGVDDDSLKAMEGLVAEGVTSYKLFMAYPGVFMSDDAQIVRAMQKAADLGLLTMMHAENGPAIDVLAAQLVEQGKTDPYFHGIARAWQLEEEATHRAIMLADLTNAPLYVVHVSAKQAVAQLASARDEGRNVFGETCPQYLYLSLEEQLGAPGFEGAKWVCSTPLRSRAEGHQDHMWRALRTNDLQMVSTDHCPFCMKGQKELGLGDFRAIPNGIGSVEHRMDLMYQGVVTGEITLERWVELTSTTPARMFGLHGRKGVIAPGADADVVVYDPAGHTTISAATHHMAMDHSAWEGFEVDGHVDVVMSRGEVLVDADGYHGRAGHGRYVARELSQYLV, from the coding sequence GTGAAGACCTTGATCACCGGCGGGACCGTCGTCAGCGCGACGGGCCGCACGGCCGCCGACGTGCTCGTCGACGGCGAGACCATCGCCGCGGTGCTGGCCCCCGGCTCGACGCTGCTCGGCCACGACCTGGCCGCGCACGTCGACCGGGTGGTCGACGCGACCGGCAAGTACGTCATCCCCGGCGGCATCGACGCGCACACCCACATGGAGCTGCCGTTCGGCGGCACCGCGGCGTCCGACACGTTCGAGACGGGCACGCGCGCCGCCGCGTGGGGCGGCACGACGACGATCATCGACTTCGCCGTGCAGCGCACCGGGGAGCGCGTCATGGACGGGCTCGCGGCCTGGCACGAGAAGGCCGCCGGGCGGTGCGCGGTCGACTACGCGTTCCACCAGATCGTCGGGGGCGTGGACGACGACTCCCTCAAGGCGATGGAGGGCCTCGTCGCGGAGGGCGTCACGAGCTACAAGCTGTTCATGGCCTACCCCGGCGTCTTCATGAGCGACGACGCGCAGATCGTCCGGGCCATGCAGAAGGCCGCCGACCTCGGGCTGCTCACGATGATGCACGCCGAGAACGGGCCCGCGATCGACGTGCTCGCCGCGCAGCTCGTCGAGCAGGGGAAGACGGACCCGTACTTCCACGGCATCGCCCGCGCGTGGCAGCTCGAGGAGGAGGCGACGCACCGCGCGATCATGCTCGCCGATCTGACCAACGCACCGCTGTACGTCGTGCACGTCAGCGCGAAGCAGGCCGTCGCGCAGCTCGCGTCGGCCCGCGACGAGGGCCGGAACGTGTTCGGCGAGACGTGCCCGCAGTACCTGTACCTGTCGCTCGAGGAGCAGCTCGGGGCTCCCGGGTTCGAGGGCGCGAAGTGGGTGTGCTCGACACCGCTGCGCTCGCGGGCCGAGGGGCACCAGGACCACATGTGGCGCGCGCTGCGCACCAACGACCTCCAGATGGTCTCGACCGACCACTGCCCGTTCTGCATGAAGGGCCAGAAGGAGCTCGGGCTCGGTGACTTCCGCGCGATCCCCAACGGCATCGGGTCGGTCGAGCACCGGATGGACCTCATGTACCAGGGCGTCGTGACCGGCGAGATCACGCTCGAGCGCTGGGTCGAGCTCACGTCGACGACGCCCGCGCGGATGTTCGGGCTGCACGGCCGCAAGGGCGTCATCGCCCCCGGCGCCGACGCCGACGTCGTGGTCTACGACCCGGCCGGTCACACGACGATCAGCGCCGCCACGCACCACATGGCCATGGACCACTCCGCGTGGGAGGGCTTCGAGGTCGACGGGCACGTCGACGTCGTGATGTCCCGCGGCGAGGTGCTCGTGGACGCCGACGGCTACCACGGCCGCGCGGGGCACGGGCGCTACGTCGCGCGCGAGCTGTCGCAGTACCTCGTCTGA
- a CDS encoding TIGR03842 family LLM class F420-dependent oxidoreductase, whose amino-acid sequence MDFGVVLQNNPPAWRTVDLARQAESHGFDYVWTFDSHLLWQEPYVVYSAILAATRKVVVGPMVTNPATRDWTVTASLFATLNEMYGNRTVCGIGRGDSAVRTLNGRPSNLATLRESIHVIRELANDRPVELNGRTVRFPWAKGSRLGVWVAAYGPLALKLTGEVGDGFILQLADPDIAAWTIKVVRDAAEAAGRDPDAIQFCVAAPAYVGDGDSPAARAHMREQCRWFGGMVGNHVADIVSRYGADSTVPKALTDYIKNREGYDYNEHGRAGNSHTTFVPDEIVERFCLLGSPREHVEKLEALRDLGVTQFAAYLQHDNKEETMRLYGERVIPALAETVVATA is encoded by the coding sequence GTGGACTTCGGTGTCGTCCTGCAGAACAACCCGCCCGCCTGGCGGACCGTCGACCTGGCCCGCCAGGCCGAGTCGCACGGGTTCGACTACGTGTGGACGTTCGACTCCCACCTGCTGTGGCAGGAGCCGTACGTCGTGTACTCGGCGATCCTCGCCGCGACCCGCAAGGTGGTGGTGGGTCCCATGGTCACCAACCCCGCGACCCGGGACTGGACCGTGACCGCGTCGCTGTTCGCGACGCTCAACGAGATGTACGGCAACCGCACGGTGTGCGGCATCGGCCGCGGCGACTCGGCGGTACGCACGCTCAACGGGCGGCCGTCGAACCTCGCGACGCTGCGCGAGTCGATCCACGTGATCCGCGAGCTCGCGAACGACCGGCCCGTCGAGCTCAACGGCCGCACCGTGCGCTTCCCGTGGGCGAAGGGCTCGCGGCTCGGCGTGTGGGTCGCCGCGTACGGGCCGCTCGCGCTCAAGCTGACCGGCGAGGTCGGCGACGGGTTCATCCTGCAGCTCGCCGACCCGGACATCGCGGCGTGGACCATCAAGGTGGTCCGCGACGCCGCCGAGGCCGCGGGCCGCGACCCCGACGCGATCCAGTTCTGCGTCGCAGCGCCCGCCTACGTCGGCGACGGCGACTCGCCGGCCGCCCGCGCGCACATGCGCGAGCAGTGCCGGTGGTTCGGCGGCATGGTCGGCAACCACGTCGCCGACATCGTGTCCCGGTACGGCGCCGACAGCACCGTGCCGAAGGCCCTCACCGACTACATCAAGAACCGCGAGGGCTACGACTACAACGAGCACGGCCGTGCCGGGAACTCGCACACCACGTTCGTCCCCGACGAGATCGTCGAGCGGTTCTGCCTGCTCGGCAGCCCGCGCGAGCACGTCGAGAAGCTCGAGGCGCTGCGCGACCTCGGCGTGACCCAGTTCGCCGCGTACCTCCAGCACGACAACAAGGAGGAGACGATGCGGCTGTACGGCGAGCGGGTCATCCCCGCGCTCGCCGAGACCGTGGTGGCGACCGCGTGA
- a CDS encoding ABC transporter permease: MTARRAVRSAAWGLAAVVLLAVLWELTKAVVPDTGWHVGEASVLPRTDDVAMPHVWDVVARIGEPETSATGAPTVLVAMLQACWFTLRVAVAGWVLGVLGGTLVAVVMQRSRLAEHALLPWVVLSQTVPLVALAPLVVGWGGRIEIGAFAWQKWMSVALIASYLAFFPVAVGMLRGLQSPTAAQVELFRANAASWGRTLVSLRLPASVPYLLPALRLAAATAVVGAIVAEVSTGTKGGVGRLVIAYAQAASGDPAKPWAAILAAAVLGLLAAGLVTLLGLGLGRYRHAEVS, from the coding sequence GTGACCGCCCGCCGGGCGGTCCGGTCCGCGGCCTGGGGCCTCGCCGCCGTCGTCCTGCTCGCCGTGCTGTGGGAGCTCACCAAGGCCGTCGTGCCGGACACCGGGTGGCACGTCGGCGAGGCGAGCGTCCTGCCCCGCACCGACGACGTCGCGATGCCGCACGTCTGGGACGTCGTCGCGCGGATCGGCGAGCCGGAGACCTCCGCGACGGGCGCCCCGACGGTGCTCGTCGCGATGCTCCAGGCGTGCTGGTTCACGCTGCGCGTCGCGGTGGCGGGCTGGGTGCTCGGCGTCCTCGGCGGCACGCTCGTCGCGGTGGTGATGCAGCGCTCGCGGCTCGCCGAGCACGCGCTGCTGCCGTGGGTCGTGCTCAGCCAGACGGTCCCGCTCGTCGCGCTCGCACCGCTCGTCGTCGGGTGGGGCGGGCGCATCGAGATCGGCGCGTTCGCGTGGCAGAAGTGGATGTCGGTCGCGCTCATCGCGTCCTACCTCGCGTTCTTCCCCGTCGCGGTCGGGATGCTGCGCGGGCTGCAGTCGCCGACCGCCGCGCAGGTCGAGCTGTTCCGCGCGAACGCCGCGTCCTGGGGGCGCACGCTCGTCTCGCTGCGGCTGCCCGCGTCCGTCCCGTACCTGCTCCCGGCCCTGCGCCTGGCCGCCGCCACCGCGGTCGTCGGCGCGATCGTCGCCGAGGTGTCCACCGGCACCAAGGGCGGCGTCGGGCGCCTCGTCATCGCCTACGCCCAGGCCGCGAGCGGCGACCCGGCCAAGCCGTGGGCGGCGATCCTCGCCGCGGCCGTGCTGGGCCTGCTCGCCGCCGGTCTCGTCACCCTGCTCGGGCTCGGCCTGGGCCGTTACCGCCACGCGGAGGTCTCATGA
- a CDS encoding ABC transporter ATP-binding protein, which translates to MSDVSTATEPATAAPPAGSPAQPTTGPATAVDVRGVSKVFTTRAGTVTALDDIHLSVAAGEFVSLIGPSGCGKSTLLRLVADLDEPTSGEIAVFGRPPRVAREARDYGIAFQQAGLLPWRTVTANVELPLELHGVGRRERASRAAELLALVGLTDFAGHFPHQLSGGMQQRVAIARSLAESPSLLLMDEPFGALDEMTRERMQTELVRLCAESGAAVVFVTHSIPEAVFLSQRVVVMSPRPGRISAVVDVDLAGAGERTDDLREDAAFFAAVTAVREALHHGTGTAVPTRGVDVR; encoded by the coding sequence ATGAGCGACGTCAGCACCGCCACCGAGCCGGCGACGGCCGCGCCCCCGGCCGGCTCCCCGGCACAGCCCACGACCGGCCCCGCCACCGCCGTCGACGTGCGCGGCGTCTCGAAGGTCTTCACGACCCGCGCCGGCACCGTCACGGCTCTCGACGACATCCACCTGAGCGTCGCTGCGGGCGAGTTCGTCTCGCTCATCGGCCCCTCGGGGTGCGGCAAGTCGACGCTCCTGCGGCTCGTCGCCGACCTCGACGAGCCGACGTCGGGCGAGATCGCTGTGTTCGGCCGGCCGCCGCGGGTGGCCCGCGAGGCGCGGGACTACGGCATCGCGTTCCAGCAGGCCGGGCTCCTGCCGTGGCGCACCGTCACCGCGAACGTCGAGCTGCCGCTCGAGCTGCACGGCGTGGGCCGTCGCGAGCGGGCCTCCCGGGCGGCCGAGCTGCTCGCGCTCGTCGGGCTCACGGACTTCGCCGGGCACTTCCCGCACCAGCTCTCGGGCGGCATGCAGCAGCGCGTCGCGATCGCCCGGTCGCTCGCGGAGAGCCCGAGCCTGCTCCTCATGGACGAGCCGTTCGGCGCGCTCGACGAGATGACGCGCGAGCGCATGCAGACCGAGCTCGTGCGGCTCTGCGCCGAGTCCGGGGCGGCCGTCGTGTTCGTCACGCACTCGATCCCCGAGGCGGTGTTCCTCTCGCAGCGGGTCGTCGTCATGTCGCCCCGGCCCGGCCGGATCTCCGCGGTCGTGGACGTGGATCTCGCCGGGGCGGGGGAGCGGACGGACGACCTGCGGGAGGACGCGGCGTTCTTCGCGGCCGTCACCGCGGTCCGCGAGGCGCTGCACCACGGCACCGGGACGGCCGTCCCGACGCGCGGCGTGGACGTCCGGTGA
- a CDS encoding ABC transporter permease produces the protein MSAATGPAPGRAPGAVHVARVARWCAPVLLGVLALAVWQAVVVGAELPPYLLPSPTAIVEQLRLVVPLVWSAALATGANVLVGLVAGALLAVGAAVLAARSRLVDGLLSPTAAALAVMPIVALAPALNTLFGTTSTTPRRLVVAVVVFAPVFVNTLRGLRQVQPVHRDLLRAYAATPRQVTRTVTIPGALPYLFTGLRIAASTGVIAAVVAEYFGGLQNGLGSRITAAAANSAYARAWAFVLGAILLGLLFHLATTALERAVAHRHGVPET, from the coding sequence GTGAGCGCCGCGACCGGCCCCGCCCCGGGCCGCGCGCCCGGCGCCGTGCACGTCGCCCGGGTCGCACGGTGGTGCGCGCCCGTCCTGCTCGGCGTGCTCGCCCTCGCGGTGTGGCAGGCCGTCGTCGTCGGCGCCGAGCTGCCGCCGTACCTGCTCCCCAGCCCGACGGCGATCGTCGAGCAGCTGCGCCTCGTCGTCCCGCTCGTGTGGTCGGCCGCGCTCGCGACGGGCGCGAACGTCCTCGTCGGGCTCGTCGCGGGGGCCCTGCTGGCGGTCGGCGCGGCGGTGCTCGCGGCGCGCAGCCGGCTCGTCGACGGCCTGCTCTCGCCCACGGCCGCCGCCCTCGCGGTCATGCCGATCGTGGCGCTCGCCCCGGCGCTCAACACGCTCTTCGGCACGACGTCGACCACGCCGCGCCGGCTCGTCGTCGCCGTCGTGGTGTTCGCGCCCGTGTTCGTCAACACGCTGCGCGGCCTGCGGCAGGTGCAGCCCGTGCACCGCGACCTCCTGCGCGCCTACGCCGCGACCCCGCGCCAGGTCACGCGCACCGTCACGATCCCCGGCGCCCTGCCGTACCTGTTCACGGGCCTGCGGATCGCCGCGTCCACCGGCGTCATCGCGGCCGTCGTCGCCGAGTACTTCGGCGGTCTCCAGAACGGGCTCGGGTCGCGCATCACCGCCGCCGCCGCGAACAGCGCCTACGCCCGGGCCTGGGCGTTCGTGCTCGGTGCGATCCTGCTCGGCCTCCTGTTCCACCTCGCCACGACGGCGCTCGAACGCGCCGTCGCCCACCGCCACGGCGTCCCCGAGACCTGA